CAGTCGCCCCGGGCCGGCTCAGCGCAGGCTGAACATCATCGCCACATGCGCCCCGGTGCCGCCCAGCACGAACAGGTGCCAGATCTCGTGGAAGCCCCAGTGCCGCCAGAAGCCCTGCTCGCGCGCCTTGATCAGCCGGGTGCCGTACACCAGCGCGCCCAGCGTGTACAGCACGCCGCCCGCCGCCAGCCAGACGATCGCGGCGGCGGGCAGGTTATGAACCAGTTGCGGCAGGAAAATCACGGCCAGCCAGCCCATGCCCACGTACAGCATCGTGCTGACCCAGCGCGGCAGGCGCATGGTAACCAGCTTCAGCACGATGCCGGTCAGCGCAATGCCCCACACCACCCACAACACCACGCTCTGCCACACGCCATGCAGCCCGAAGTACGCGATGGGGGTGTAACTGCCCGCGATCAGCAGGAAGATGCCCGCGTGGTCCAGCTTGCGCAGCCACAACATGCTGCGCTCGCTGCGCCCAAACGAGTGGTAACTGGCGCTGGCCGAGTACAGCGCCACCATACTCACGCCGAACACCACGAAGGGCCACAGCGCCAGCCCGCGGGCGTGCGCCCACCACAGCAGCGGCCCCAGCACGATCAGCGCCGCCAGCGCGCCGGCCCAGTGGGTCAGGGCGTTGACCGGTTC
The Deinococcus radiopugnans ATCC 19172 genome window above contains:
- the trhA gene encoding PAQR family membrane homeostasis protein TrhA, coding for MRRLLLAPREPVNALTHWAGALAALIVLGPLLWWAHARGLALWPFVVFGVSMVALYSASASYHSFGRSERSMLWLRKLDHAGIFLLIAGSYTPIAYFGLHGVWQSVVLWVVWGIALTGIVLKLVTMRLPRWVSTMLYVGMGWLAVIFLPQLVHNLPAAAIVWLAAGGVLYTLGALVYGTRLIKAREQGFWRHWGFHEIWHLFVLGGTGAHVAMMFSLR